From the genome of Halobellus litoreus, one region includes:
- a CDS encoding alcohol dehydrogenase catalytic domain-containing protein: MREIDAAVVHGPEEHAVETVTLDDPQSGEVLVDVRATGVCHTDYHAYTSDDTDFPLVLGHEGAGVVEAVGDGVSTVEPGDRVVLWVLPSCGDCEYCRSGRPYLCQARRETRGRMMDGTRRLHRDGDPIDHFYAQSSFASMAVVPERQVVPVPDEVPFEIGALLGCGVTTGLGAVSNIADVDGGESVAVFGCGGVGAGAVLAADAVSAGTIIAVDLDSDTLETMAEIGATHTVDAGDADPVAEIEALTDGVDYAFECIGTPQTVQQAIASLAPGGTAAITGTSSTPPAEIDLGRFTTGISVVGNIVGFTQPRVDIPRYAAMYRNGDLDLDAILTRRYGLDELDEAFAALAAGEVIRSVVRFDEGA; this comes from the coding sequence ATGCGTGAGATCGACGCGGCCGTCGTCCACGGACCGGAGGAGCACGCGGTGGAGACGGTCACGCTCGACGATCCGCAATCGGGCGAGGTACTGGTAGACGTGCGCGCGACGGGCGTCTGCCACACCGATTATCACGCCTACACGAGCGACGACACCGACTTTCCGCTCGTCCTCGGCCACGAAGGAGCGGGCGTCGTCGAGGCCGTCGGTGACGGCGTCTCCACCGTCGAACCGGGGGACCGCGTCGTGCTCTGGGTGCTGCCCTCCTGCGGCGACTGCGAATACTGTCGGAGCGGCCGGCCGTACCTCTGCCAGGCCCGACGCGAGACGCGCGGTCGGATGATGGACGGGACGCGTCGCCTCCACCGGGACGGCGATCCGATCGACCACTTCTACGCGCAGTCGTCGTTCGCGAGTATGGCCGTCGTCCCCGAGCGCCAGGTGGTTCCCGTCCCCGACGAAGTTCCCTTCGAGATCGGGGCGCTCCTCGGTTGCGGCGTCACGACCGGGCTCGGAGCGGTCTCGAACATCGCCGACGTCGACGGCGGCGAGTCGGTCGCGGTGTTCGGCTGCGGCGGTGTCGGTGCGGGGGCCGTCCTCGCCGCCGACGCCGTCAGTGCGGGGACGATTATCGCGGTCGACCTCGATTCGGACACGCTCGAAACGATGGCCGAGATCGGCGCGACACACACTGTCGACGCCGGCGACGCCGATCCCGTCGCCGAGATCGAAGCGCTGACCGACGGGGTCGACTACGCCTTCGAGTGCATCGGCACGCCGCAGACGGTCCAGCAGGCGATCGCGTCGCTGGCCCCCGGCGGAACGGCGGCGATCACCGGGACGAGCAGCACGCCCCCGGCCGAGATCGACCTCGGCCGCTTCACGACGGGCATCTCCGTCGTGGGCAACATCGTCGGCTTCACGCAGCCCCGGGTCGACATCCCGCGGTACGCCGCGATGTATCGGAACGGCGATCTGGACCTCGACGCGATCCTCACGCGCCGGTACGGACTCGACGAACTCGACGAGGCGTTCGCCGCGCTCGCGGCCGGGGAGGTGATCCGAAGCGTCGTCCGGTTCGACGAGGGTGCATAG
- a CDS encoding aromatic ring-hydroxylating oxygenase subunit alpha has translation MAAGDKLSATERALQDARDSLDEGFFPLEFFHDEDLHDLEMERIIGQSWVFIGHESEIPEPGDYARRYIGDDTFIFVRDERGEVNLLFDSCRHRGAQVCRAEQGNTSHFRCPYHGWTYKNDGDAAGIPQKSKAFKNLDREEYGLAHAPRLESYEGLVFASLAEEGPSLDEWLGDFKWYFDVHMKLPEGGMEVIGEPHRWVIDANWKTIADNFNGDSYHTAWAHGSVLDLELGGEETVGHAGTGDSLDRHIHCDGHTTSMRGFEDEDVFLTYPDEVVEELFTKEGLSDAQWTLAKQALSFTGAVFPNFGFLHFGDTTDDPNKDVAPFFTIRKWRPLGPDQMELWSWGLAPKNAPEEFKQRMYKMYTSNFGPTGNFEQDDVPIWKGITDSASGQFASSQNLQLNYQMGLEWMSEMELDEEWLGPGFAYSENLEEGGMRLFHEQWYEMLAGNDRTDATGTPINIQEDR, from the coding sequence ATGGCAGCAGGTGACAAACTCAGCGCGACGGAACGAGCGCTGCAGGACGCTCGCGACTCGCTCGACGAGGGGTTCTTTCCGCTCGAGTTCTTCCACGACGAGGACCTCCACGACCTGGAGATGGAGCGCATCATCGGACAGTCGTGGGTGTTCATCGGGCACGAATCGGAGATTCCGGAGCCGGGCGACTACGCCCGTCGGTACATCGGCGACGACACGTTCATTTTCGTACGCGACGAGCGCGGCGAGGTGAACCTGCTGTTCGATAGCTGTCGTCACCGCGGCGCGCAGGTCTGCCGCGCAGAGCAGGGCAACACGTCGCACTTCCGGTGCCCCTACCACGGCTGGACGTACAAGAACGACGGCGACGCCGCCGGCATCCCGCAGAAGTCGAAGGCCTTCAAGAACCTCGACCGCGAGGAGTACGGGCTGGCGCACGCGCCCCGCTTGGAGAGCTACGAGGGCCTCGTGTTCGCCTCCCTCGCCGAGGAGGGCCCGTCGCTCGACGAGTGGCTCGGCGACTTCAAGTGGTACTTCGACGTCCACATGAAGCTTCCCGAGGGCGGGATGGAAGTCATCGGCGAGCCGCATCGCTGGGTCATCGACGCGAACTGGAAGACGATCGCCGACAACTTCAACGGTGACAGTTACCACACCGCGTGGGCGCACGGCTCGGTGCTCGACCTCGAACTGGGGGGCGAGGAGACGGTCGGCCACGCGGGCACCGGCGACAGCCTCGACCGGCACATCCACTGCGACGGGCACACGACGAGTATGCGCGGCTTCGAGGACGAGGACGTCTTCCTCACGTATCCAGACGAGGTCGTCGAGGAACTGTTCACCAAAGAGGGCCTCTCGGATGCGCAGTGGACGCTCGCGAAACAGGCGCTGTCGTTCACCGGCGCGGTCTTCCCGAACTTCGGATTCCTCCACTTCGGCGACACCACCGACGATCCGAACAAGGACGTCGCGCCCTTCTTCACCATCCGGAAGTGGCGGCCGCTCGGCCCCGACCAGATGGAGCTGTGGAGTTGGGGGCTGGCACCGAAGAACGCCCCCGAGGAGTTCAAACAGCGGATGTACAAGATGTACACCTCGAACTTCGGGCCGACGGGGAACTTCGAGCAGGACGACGTGCCCATCTGGAAGGGCATCACCGACTCCGCCAGCGGGCAGTTCGCCAGCAGTCAGAACCTCCAGTTGAACTACCAGATGGGCCTCGAGTGGATGAGCGAGATGGAACTCGACGAGGAGTGGCTCGGCCCCGGCTTCGCCTACTCGGAGAACCTCGAGGAGGGCGGGATGCGCCTGTTCCACGAGCAGTGGTACGAGATGCTCGCGGGTAACGATCGAACCGACGCGACCGGCACGCCGATAAACATCCAGGAGGACCGGTGA
- a CDS encoding aromatic-ring-hydroxylating dioxygenase subunit beta has protein sequence MLAERESQLEALLVEREVEQFLYEEAELLDNRELHEWFDHVADDINYRMPRRLMRENTSSVFSEQGYYFNEDYGSLKARVERFDSEYAWAERPPTRTRRYVTNVRVTREAEDLAEDELSVESNLLVYLSRGDSDEHTFYSARREDVLRRRGDTFEIADREIRLDQTVLSTDNVSIFL, from the coding sequence ATGTTGGCCGAACGCGAATCGCAGTTGGAAGCCCTGCTCGTCGAACGCGAGGTCGAGCAGTTCCTCTACGAGGAGGCGGAACTGCTCGACAACCGCGAACTCCACGAGTGGTTCGACCACGTCGCCGACGACATCAACTACCGGATGCCGCGGCGGCTGATGCGCGAGAACACCAGCAGCGTGTTCAGCGAACAGGGGTACTACTTCAACGAGGACTACGGCTCGCTGAAGGCCCGCGTCGAGCGCTTCGACTCCGAGTACGCGTGGGCGGAGCGCCCTCCCACGCGAACGCGCCGCTACGTCACCAACGTGCGCGTCACCCGGGAGGCCGAGGACCTCGCGGAGGACGAACTCTCCGTGGAGAGCAACCTCCTCGTGTACCTCAGCCGCGGCGACAGCGACGAGCACACGTTCTACTCGGCGCGGCGCGAGGACGTCCTCCGACGGCGCGGGGACACCTTCGAGATCGCAGACCGAGAGATCCGACTGGATCAGACGGTCTTGAGCACCGACAACGTCTCCATATTCCTATGA
- a CDS encoding aldehyde dehydrogenase family protein has protein sequence MTQQSSRTPGVEASNFSMDADWTGLYVGGEWRSADGEETIPVENPATREVVSEVPAGTVADVDEAFEAAARAQEEWRDVLPQERGEIIRDVQHLIETYHEELTELLAIESGSARPKASREFTSTGEMMHDVATYPFRMTGSHSRSKIEGKENIVKREPVGVVSVISPWNFPFQLSLRAVAPAIALGNSVVLKPATETPISGGLLIARLFEAAGLPEGVLNVVTGHGSEIGDRVASHPEMSAVAFTGSTSVGRRVARNAAGAFALPAMELGGNNPHVVLDDADVERAVDAGIFGSFMHQGQICISINRHLVHEDVYDEYVERLVERAAELAVGDPLDEETIVGPIINEAERDDILAYIEQSVEQGATLELGGDADGLLVEPTVLSDMRNEMAAACNEHFGPVAPVVPFGDDDEAVELANDTEYGLAASVHSERISRARDVADRIDAGMVHVNDQPINNEPHVPFGGTKASGMGRYNGEWIIDELTETKWTSIQHQPRDYPF, from the coding sequence ATGACACAACAGTCATCACGAACACCAGGGGTAGAGGCGAGCAACTTCTCGATGGACGCGGACTGGACCGGCCTGTACGTCGGCGGCGAGTGGCGGTCGGCTGACGGCGAGGAGACGATTCCCGTCGAGAACCCCGCCACTCGCGAAGTGGTGAGCGAAGTCCCTGCCGGTACCGTCGCCGACGTCGACGAGGCGTTCGAGGCGGCCGCGCGGGCGCAGGAAGAGTGGCGAGACGTCCTCCCGCAGGAGCGCGGCGAGATCATCCGCGACGTCCAGCACCTCATCGAGACCTACCACGAGGAACTGACGGAACTGCTGGCGATCGAGTCCGGAAGCGCCCGGCCGAAGGCGTCTCGGGAGTTCACCTCGACGGGGGAGATGATGCACGACGTCGCCACCTACCCCTTCCGGATGACGGGGAGCCACAGCCGATCGAAGATCGAGGGGAAGGAGAACATCGTCAAGCGCGAACCGGTCGGCGTCGTCAGCGTCATCTCGCCGTGGAACTTCCCGTTTCAGCTCTCGCTGCGTGCGGTCGCACCGGCGATCGCCCTCGGCAACAGCGTCGTGCTCAAACCTGCCACCGAGACGCCGATCAGCGGCGGCCTCCTCATCGCGCGGCTGTTCGAGGCCGCCGGCCTCCCCGAGGGCGTCCTGAACGTCGTCACCGGTCACGGCTCGGAGATCGGCGACCGGGTCGCCTCCCATCCAGAGATGTCGGCCGTGGCGTTCACCGGGTCCACGTCAGTGGGACGGCGCGTCGCCCGCAACGCGGCCGGCGCATTCGCGCTCCCGGCGATGGAACTCGGCGGCAACAACCCCCACGTCGTCCTCGACGACGCCGACGTCGAGCGCGCGGTCGACGCGGGGATCTTCGGCTCCTTCATGCATCAGGGGCAGATCTGCATCTCGATCAACCGCCACCTCGTCCACGAGGACGTCTACGACGAGTACGTCGAGCGGCTCGTCGAACGCGCGGCGGAACTGGCGGTCGGCGACCCCCTCGACGAGGAGACGATCGTCGGCCCGATTATCAACGAGGCCGAACGCGACGACATCCTCGCGTACATTGAGCAGTCCGTCGAACAGGGCGCGACGCTCGAACTCGGCGGCGACGCCGACGGCCTGCTGGTGGAGCCGACCGTGCTCTCAGATATGAGAAACGAGATGGCCGCCGCGTGCAACGAACACTTCGGTCCCGTCGCGCCGGTCGTTCCCTTCGGTGACGACGACGAGGCGGTCGAACTCGCGAACGACACCGAGTACGGGCTGGCCGCGTCGGTGCACTCCGAGCGGATCTCGCGTGCCCGCGACGTCGCCGACCGGATCGACGCCGGAATGGTCCACGTCAACGACCAACCGATCAACAACGAGCCCCACGTCCCGTTCGGCGGGACGAAGGCCTCCGGGATGGGTCGGTACAACGGCGAGTGGATCATCGACGAACTCACCGAGACGAAGTGGACGTCGATCCAGCACCAGCCGCGGGACTACCCGTTCTAA
- a CDS encoding metallophosphoesterase family protein — MRVGLISDVHANRPALEAVLEDMPDVDAVVHAGDVVGYGPFPSAVIELFRENDVVSIQGNHDRGVLGDFHDNFHEIPKSAALWTTDRLTDDELAYIESLPVERDLYGGKVKVVHGAPDKPNTYTYPEDFSADLLGEESVLVVGHTHVQAKSAFDAGVVVNPGSVGLPRDGDWRAGYAVLDVESATVDLRRVEYPKAETQAKVDEHGLPEALIDGLEHGELVFGRAKRSVTDSVE; from the coding sequence ATGCGAGTCGGACTCATCAGTGACGTACACGCCAATCGCCCCGCCCTCGAAGCCGTCCTGGAAGATATGCCCGACGTCGACGCGGTCGTGCACGCCGGCGACGTGGTCGGATACGGGCCGTTTCCGAGTGCGGTCATCGAGCTGTTCCGCGAGAACGACGTCGTCTCGATCCAGGGGAACCACGACCGCGGGGTCTTAGGCGACTTCCACGACAACTTCCACGAGATTCCGAAATCGGCTGCACTCTGGACGACTGACCGCCTGACCGACGACGAACTCGCGTACATCGAGTCGCTGCCGGTCGAGCGCGACCTGTACGGGGGAAAAGTCAAAGTCGTCCACGGCGCGCCCGACAAGCCGAACACCTACACCTACCCGGAGGACTTCTCCGCGGACCTCCTCGGGGAGGAGTCCGTACTCGTCGTCGGTCACACGCACGTCCAGGCGAAGTCCGCGTTCGACGCGGGCGTCGTCGTCAACCCGGGCAGCGTCGGGCTGCCTCGCGACGGAGACTGGCGCGCCGGGTACGCCGTGCTCGACGTCGAGTCGGCCACCGTCGATCTCCGCCGGGTCGAGTATCCCAAGGCGGAGACCCAGGCGAAAGTCGACGAACACGGTCTCCCGGAGGCCCTGATCGACGGCCTCGAACACGGCGAACTGGTGTTCGGGCGGGCCAAGCGCTCCGTCACCGACTCCGTCGAGTAG
- a CDS encoding PEP-utilizing enzyme, with product MGSDQGAPATAEEAPSDTVSSRERFPYAGELDLPEELDGWEEMYPEYFQFELTDDRTDYERGRFWFWDKKDTTEPVMPWDMTISAQAWQIAMAQNTSRVFAIPPSMSVDIRVVAGYAYFTGINVEDEELLQERARIFAERSEYYYENYDALYNGIWLPAVKEIGNEIDSLDVPEELPEYVPDDVITEGKGQSQSTLDVIRNYNRLTELALEGWQRHFEFLYLAYLAYMQFTETSRELFPDISDDAIGKMVSAVEADVFRPDQELNELAELAVDLGDDVTDVLTSEAAPETKMERLRETEAGREFMDRFDAVKDPWFYMTYGDGFHSYKGSWIEDLEAPFDHLESKIGRLQDGEELGRDFEALQEERDEIVDEYRRYLDAEEREEFDHAYETCMTVYEYAENHQFWIENWLHTIVFRKMREFGRLLVNHGLLEDAEDVFLFNRFEVAELLEEACETWALGKGAFVSERWQDRAAKRRQTFEAAKEWDPSPALGDPPEEVTDPLMQMLWGITTEKVNDWLDIESDTGDESHLEGFGASSGRVEGPARVINDSSDIDKLEEGEVLVAPLTNPAWAPVFPRAEGAVTDDGGITSHAAIVCREYGLPAVTGTGHATSFIETGDLIRLDGETGEVDILEKAE from the coding sequence ATGGGATCAGATCAGGGTGCACCCGCGACGGCGGAAGAGGCTCCCAGTGACACAGTATCGTCCCGCGAGCGGTTTCCGTACGCCGGCGAGTTAGACCTGCCCGAAGAACTCGACGGGTGGGAGGAGATGTATCCGGAGTACTTCCAGTTCGAACTCACCGACGACCGGACCGACTACGAGCGCGGCCGGTTCTGGTTCTGGGACAAGAAGGACACCACCGAGCCGGTGATGCCGTGGGACATGACGATCAGCGCGCAGGCCTGGCAGATCGCGATGGCACAGAACACGAGCCGGGTGTTCGCGATCCCGCCGTCGATGTCGGTCGACATCCGCGTCGTCGCCGGCTACGCGTACTTCACCGGGATCAACGTCGAAGACGAGGAACTCCTGCAGGAACGCGCCCGGATCTTCGCCGAGCGCAGCGAGTACTACTACGAGAACTACGACGCGCTGTACAACGGCATCTGGCTCCCCGCCGTCAAGGAGATCGGCAACGAGATCGACTCCCTCGACGTGCCCGAAGAGCTCCCCGAATACGTCCCCGACGACGTCATCACCGAAGGGAAGGGACAGAGCCAGTCGACCCTCGACGTCATCAGGAACTACAACCGACTCACCGAACTCGCGCTCGAAGGCTGGCAGCGCCACTTCGAGTTCCTGTACCTCGCGTACCTGGCGTATATGCAGTTCACCGAGACGAGTCGCGAACTGTTCCCGGACATCTCCGACGACGCGATCGGCAAGATGGTCTCGGCCGTCGAAGCCGACGTCTTCCGGCCGGATCAGGAGCTGAACGAGTTAGCCGAACTCGCCGTCGACCTCGGCGACGACGTCACCGACGTGCTGACGTCCGAAGCCGCCCCCGAGACGAAGATGGAACGCCTCCGGGAGACCGAGGCCGGGCGCGAGTTTATGGATCGGTTCGACGCGGTCAAAGATCCGTGGTTCTATATGACCTACGGCGACGGGTTCCACAGCTACAAGGGCTCGTGGATCGAGGACCTCGAAGCGCCGTTCGACCACCTCGAATCCAAGATCGGCCGCCTGCAGGACGGCGAGGAGCTGGGTCGGGACTTCGAGGCCCTGCAGGAGGAGCGCGACGAGATCGTCGACGAGTACCGGCGATACCTCGACGCCGAGGAGCGCGAGGAGTTCGACCACGCCTACGAGACGTGTATGACGGTCTACGAGTACGCCGAGAACCACCAGTTCTGGATCGAGAATTGGCTGCACACGATCGTCTTCCGCAAGATGCGAGAGTTCGGCCGACTGCTCGTCAACCACGGGCTGCTGGAAGACGCCGAAGACGTCTTCCTCTTCAACCGCTTCGAGGTCGCGGAACTCCTCGAAGAGGCCTGCGAGACGTGGGCGCTCGGGAAGGGCGCGTTCGTCTCCGAGCGCTGGCAGGACCGCGCCGCGAAGCGCCGGCAGACGTTCGAGGCGGCCAAGGAGTGGGACCCCTCGCCCGCGCTCGGCGACCCGCCCGAGGAGGTCACCGACCCGCTGATGCAGATGCTGTGGGGCATCACCACCGAGAAGGTCAACGACTGGCTCGACATCGAGTCCGACACGGGCGACGAGTCGCACCTGGAGGGGTTCGGTGCGTCGTCGGGCCGGGTCGAGGGGCCGGCGCGCGTGATCAACGATTCCAGCGACATCGACAAACTCGAAGAGGGGGAGGTGCTCGTCGCGCCCCTGACGAATCCCGCGTGGGCACCGGTGTTCCCGCGGGCGGAGGGGGCCGTGACGGACGACGGCGGCATCACGAGCCACGCCGCGATCGTGTGCCGCGAGTACGGGCTGCCGGCCGTCACCGGCACCGGTCACGCCACGTCGTTCATCGAGACGGGCGACCTGATCCGTCTCGACGGCGAGACGGGCGAAGTCGATATCCTCGAGAAGGCGGAGTAA
- a CDS encoding PEP/pyruvate-binding domain-containing protein, translating into MNDPTYTLHFGSPDCTKANIGLVGGKNASLGELMEVGEGVQVPPGFAVTTDFYEAFLEEQSLGEYIGERLSTVEMDDDNAVAAASEDIREHIESASFPDFLADELESSWETLQAETETDELQVAVRSSATAEDLPDASFAGQQDTYLNVTDFESVAQRTKECMASLFTARAITYREENGFDRDEVLISVGIQKMVEARTSGVMFTLNPSNGDQSKVRIEANWGLGEAVVSGAVTPDSFLVDKPVYKIVDRNVQEKSVMTVPTDAGTEEVEIDDDKRDVPSITADEIVKLTDLAKAIEQYYDEPQDIEWAIEEAGDDKRFYVLQSRPETTWNEDEETTETSTTSSPSTAERILDRL; encoded by the coding sequence ATGAACGATCCAACGTACACACTGCACTTCGGATCACCGGACTGTACCAAAGCGAACATCGGGCTCGTCGGCGGCAAGAACGCGTCGCTCGGCGAGTTGATGGAAGTCGGCGAGGGCGTTCAGGTCCCGCCCGGCTTCGCGGTCACGACCGACTTCTACGAGGCGTTCCTCGAGGAGCAATCGCTCGGCGAGTACATCGGAGAGCGACTGTCGACCGTCGAGATGGACGACGACAACGCCGTCGCCGCGGCGAGCGAGGACATCCGCGAGCACATCGAGAGCGCGTCGTTCCCGGACTTTCTCGCCGACGAACTCGAATCCTCGTGGGAGACGCTCCAGGCCGAGACGGAGACGGACGAGCTGCAGGTCGCCGTTCGGTCCTCGGCGACCGCCGAGGACCTCCCCGACGCCAGTTTCGCCGGTCAACAGGACACCTACCTCAACGTCACCGACTTCGAGTCGGTCGCCCAGCGCACCAAGGAGTGTATGGCCAGCCTGTTCACGGCGCGCGCGATCACGTACCGCGAGGAGAACGGCTTCGACCGCGACGAGGTCCTCATCAGCGTCGGCATCCAGAAGATGGTCGAGGCGCGGACCTCCGGCGTGATGTTCACGCTCAACCCCTCGAACGGGGACCAATCGAAAGTCCGTATCGAAGCGAACTGGGGACTCGGCGAGGCGGTCGTCAGCGGCGCGGTCACCCCGGACAGTTTCCTCGTCGACAAGCCCGTCTACAAGATCGTCGACCGCAACGTCCAGGAGAAGAGCGTGATGACGGTCCCGACCGACGCCGGGACCGAAGAGGTCGAAATCGACGACGACAAGCGGGACGTGCCCTCGATCACGGCCGACGAGATCGTCAAACTGACCGACCTCGCGAAGGCCATCGAACAGTACTACGACGAGCCGCAGGACATCGAGTGGGCGATCGAAGAGGCGGGCGACGACAAACGCTTCTACGTCCTCCAGAGCCGCCCCGAGACGACGTGGAACGAGGACGAGGAAACGACCGAGACCAGTACGACCTCGTCGCCGAGCACGGCAGAGCGGATTCTCGACCGACTGTAG
- a CDS encoding HAD family hydrolase: MNDRTYELVVFDGDETLIDGDIVESLAAHAGVEDEFQRVKTDVWEHDLDAMEALSEQIFPLFEGVSAAELDRLVQSLSFAPGARAVAGNVTCQTAIFTALTPLADRIADELGFDWRRANDPVVEDGVLTGELRGDIVDRGKGPVLDDLVAALGIDHEQVVAVGDGPHDIPLFERAGFSVAMDPKPAVRDVPDVATDEQNFFEIVPLLEERGVLDAEVVGSQAEPSVDLTVD; encoded by the coding sequence ATGAACGACAGGACGTACGAACTCGTCGTCTTCGACGGCGACGAGACGCTCATCGACGGCGACATCGTCGAGTCGCTCGCCGCCCACGCCGGCGTCGAAGACGAGTTCCAGCGGGTAAAGACCGACGTCTGGGAGCACGACCTCGACGCGATGGAGGCGCTCTCCGAGCAGATCTTCCCGCTCTTCGAAGGGGTCTCGGCGGCGGAACTCGACCGGCTCGTGCAGTCGCTTTCGTTCGCGCCCGGCGCGCGGGCCGTCGCCGGCAACGTCACCTGCCAGACCGCTATCTTCACGGCGCTGACGCCGCTGGCCGACCGGATCGCAGACGAACTGGGCTTCGACTGGCGGCGCGCGAACGATCCGGTCGTCGAAGACGGCGTCCTCACGGGCGAACTCCGGGGCGACATCGTCGATCGGGGGAAGGGCCCCGTCCTCGACGACCTGGTCGCGGCGCTCGGCATCGACCACGAGCAGGTCGTCGCCGTCGGGGACGGCCCCCACGACATCCCCCTGTTCGAGCGCGCCGGATTCTCGGTCGCGATGGATCCGAAACCCGCCGTCCGCGACGTCCCCGACGTCGCCACCGACGAACAGAACTTCTTCGAGATCGTCCCGCTCCTCGAAGAACGGGGTGTACTGGACGCCGAGGTCGTGGGCAGCCAGGCGGAGCCGTCGGTCGATCTGACCGTCGATTGA
- a CDS encoding CoA-binding protein has protein sequence MGISDLLDPSGIAVIGASATPGKLGNDAMANAKEFDGPVYPVNPKGEGEVYGYEFVDSVADTDADLALCCVPAPATPGVIEDCGEAGVGAAVVFAGGFAEAGADGEERQAEIRRTAEEYDIAVLGPNTAGHIIPHKKIFSSFVPGFDEIETGEVAIVAQSGGIGVTSTFQLEREGYGISGMYGLGNRVNTDFDDVIPMLDDDPQTKAIGLHIEGTAEIDQFEAVVEDADTPIVALKSGNRMHEFVKSHTAAPNQDYERYEEILTNNGGVMADSVTELLDASRVLGKSPVPDGPNVGLVTAQAGPGIMMADYLADRGANFPELTDETHERLDDLLLGFTYDENPVDTGRPMPEFGQVIDAVARDDNVDIVLVYEIFEHSLGYPVEELEQLSADLDKPIVFTVAGPYDPLEPDRKRMEELGIPTFDAPERGAYATSVLVDSIR, from the coding sequence ATGGGAATCTCAGACTTGTTGGATCCGTCCGGCATCGCAGTGATCGGCGCGTCGGCGACGCCTGGCAAACTGGGGAACGACGCGATGGCGAACGCCAAGGAGTTCGACGGACCCGTCTACCCGGTCAATCCGAAGGGCGAGGGCGAGGTCTACGGCTACGAGTTCGTCGACTCCGTCGCGGACACCGACGCGGACCTCGCGCTCTGTTGTGTCCCGGCGCCCGCCACGCCCGGCGTCATCGAGGACTGCGGGGAGGCCGGCGTCGGTGCCGCCGTCGTCTTCGCGGGCGGGTTCGCCGAGGCCGGCGCGGACGGCGAAGAGCGCCAGGCGGAGATCCGCCGGACCGCCGAGGAGTACGACATCGCCGTGCTCGGCCCCAACACGGCGGGCCACATCATCCCGCACAAGAAGATCTTCAGTTCGTTCGTGCCCGGGTTCGACGAGATCGAGACGGGCGAGGTCGCGATCGTCGCCCAGAGCGGCGGGATCGGCGTGACGTCGACGTTCCAACTCGAACGCGAGGGCTACGGCATCTCGGGGATGTACGGCCTCGGCAACCGCGTGAACACGGACTTCGACGACGTCATCCCGATGCTCGACGACGACCCCCAGACGAAGGCGATCGGCCTCCACATCGAGGGGACCGCAGAGATCGACCAGTTCGAGGCCGTCGTCGAGGATGCCGACACGCCCATCGTCGCGCTCAAGTCGGGCAACCGGATGCACGAGTTCGTCAAGTCGCACACGGCCGCGCCGAACCAGGACTACGAGCGCTACGAGGAGATCCTCACGAACAACGGCGGCGTGATGGCCGACTCCGTCACGGAACTGCTCGACGCGAGCCGCGTCCTCGGGAAGTCGCCCGTCCCCGACGGCCCGAACGTCGGCCTCGTCACGGCGCAGGCCGGTCCCGGCATTATGATGGCGGACTACCTCGCAGACCGCGGTGCCAACTTCCCCGAACTGACCGACGAGACCCACGAGCGCCTCGACGACCTGCTCCTCGGGTTCACGTACGACGAGAACCCCGTCGACACGGGGCGTCCGATGCCCGAGTTCGGCCAGGTCATCGACGCCGTCGCCCGCGACGACAACGTCGACATCGTCCTGGTCTACGAGATCTTCGAGCACTCGCTGGGCTACCCGGTCGAGGAACTCGAACAGCTGTCGGCGGACCTCGACAAGCCGATCGTCTTCACGGTCGCCGGACCGTACGACCCGCTCGAACCGGACCGAAAGCGGATGGAGGAACTCGGGATCCCGACGTTCGACGCCCCCGAACGCGGCGCGTACGCCACGTCGGTGCTCGTCGACTCGATCCGATAG